From Bacteroides uniformis:
TTAAGTGAATCTTCTGACATGACAAAGCACTGGGTAATACATTACTACTCAGTGCTTTAAATTATTCTTGTACAAAAGTGTTGCGGAAATTAGGTATATCAACAATTGAGGAAGCGTTATGCTTGTTTTGTTGTGACTCCACTCAAAATGCGGTGTTCCGGTTTCACGCTTCCATGTATTATCAGGTTCTTCCAAGAAACCTGGAAGGCGTAAAATAATCCACATTTATGAAGCAGTATTGGTCTTTTTTCAAATCGGGCAAGTTTGCTTTTCTTGCCTTGTTCTTCGTATCACTTACGGTAATATCTTGTGACAACGATGACGATAACAATGTTTCTCCCGATCCGCCTATTGAGAAAGGCGAAATTGAGCTTGCAGAAAATGCCCAAGCTCTCAACTATTTTGATTTTATCAATCCGAACGATGTGGAGATCTTAAATGCTGACACAACACAGATTCGTGTGAGCCAGGCATACCTGGATAAGATAAAGACAAAGGTAAACAAGAACGATGTGTTGTCTATATGGCGCAGCATCGACACGCCACCTTTCATTCGGAAGGTATCAAATGTATCGGCAAACGGAAAGGATGCTATTCTGACGACAACCCAAGGTACATTGGCAGACCTGATAGAGCATGGCGACTTCAAGCTGAGCACGGAATTGTATGTTAACTACGGCGAGAAAGGCTTGAAGAACCGTTATTCCAAAGACGGCGTTTATCATCCCAGCGTGGTTATCTTCAGCGGTACAGAAGACAATGGCAAAAAGTATGCAACAGCCGAAGAGCTGCTGGCCCAAGAAGCTACATGGCATATTTTCAACAAGGATGGAATAACCAATTATTCATACGAAGAAAAAGGCTTACGCATTGGACTGAAGGATGTACAGACCCACACAGCATTAGACCTTGAAATCGGCATCAACATTTCCTGGTTCAAATTACGTAACTTTGATTGCTACTTCACAGGTGAGTACAAACTGGATGGTCCTCTGTTCGTTGAATGGGATGTGAAGGATAAATCAAGCGGCGGTGAAGTCCCATTAGTCTATTATCCTCCTATTGTAGTTGTATTCCCGATAGCAGGTCCCATTCACATTTCGGTCATGGTTATACCCACTTTAACTATGGACTGTAATGCACATGCAAAAGGCACGATAGGCATAACTCTGCCCATGACTTTTGATTCTTCCTTTAAGCTGGGTCCTTCCTATGCAAGAGACAGAGGCTGGGTCTTTTATAAAGAATACAACCATTCGTTTAACTGCTATGTAGATCGAACCAACATCACTTACTCTGGTGAAGTGGCTGCAAGCCTGGGTGTATATTTCAAGACGGAAGTCAATATAGCCTATTGCGGAGGTCCTTTCGTTAAAGTAGGTCCTTCTGTTTCAACAGATCTGTCTGCAAGTGTAGTAACGGGTTCCGACTATCAGTTCAAGGTCAACACCAGCGGCAAGTTTAAGCTGGCCGGTAAGACAGGAGCCGAATTGCATATAGTGGGATATTCGTTAGGCAAGTGGGAAACGGAATATGTTTTAGCGGAGAAAGATGCCTGGAATAAAGAATTTATAGTAGATATGTGGCCTAAGTAGGGCTTTTAGCGGATAAACCTCAATCAGTCATTAGAACGAGAAAAGTAAAGCGACTGACTATTTTTATTCGTTCTAACGACCGAATTGGGTTAAAAGAGACAAAATGGGCGAGGAAGACCACTGAGCTTTCAGCCTATTTTGTGACTTTCACTTATAGTCTAAAACGATATAGCATTAATGAATTGTCTTCCTCGTCCATATTGGGTATGATATACGAATAATAATAGGGTGCCATATATCCCATTACTCTAAAATTCGTAGGAACGGATACATCTGCAATGAGCTTACCTTCTTTATAAATTTGCAGCCCATCTTTTTCTATATCCTTCTTTTTATACGATCTGAATAAAGATTGATTGCTGATTACGTGTGTTGAAAATAGTTTAGGATATCTTTTGTCCGCCTGACTACTCTAATGCTATCCACTTTCTATCCACCCTTATTTTTGTGACAGACTGTTGGCTGGATGCTCGTGGAAAATCGTTACTTTTGCAGCCGTTTTCAGGCAGGATAGGTTCATGTAATTGGGATAAAGTGGCATTAGCCGTAGGAATTCCTGCATCAGAAAGTGATTATTATCAACATAAACCTAATTTCCGCAACACTTTTGTACAAGAATAATTTAAAGCAGTGAGTAGTAATATATTACTCAGTGCTTTGTCATGTTCGAAGATTTACTTAACTTCGTGTTGCGTAAAAATCAAACCAATCTTCAGCAGACATGGCTAAAGTACAAATAAAATTCGATTCAATCACACCTTTTGGCGGAATATTTTCAATCATGGAGCAATTTGATGCTCTTTTATCGGACGTAATCGACTCCACATTAGGACTGCGTAGCAGAACCTATGGTTACCAATACAGTGAAATCATCCGTTCTCTCATGTGCGTATTCTTCTGTGGCGGCTCGTGCATTGAAGACATATCCACTCATCTCATGCCCCATCTTTCCCTGCATCCCAAACTTAAAACCTGCAGCGCAGACACGATTCTTCGCGCCATAAAAGAACTGACTACAGACAACATAACGTATTCATCTCCAGACTCAGGTAAATCATATGACTTCAATACAGCTGACACAATGACCGAATTGTTGGTCAAGTCTCTCATTGCTACCGGAGAATTATGTCAGGAGCAGGGTTACGATCTGGATTTTGACCACCAGTTCATTGAAACGGAGAAGTATGATGCCAAACGTACATACAAGAAGTTCACAGGATACAGCCCGGGAGTGGCCGTTATAGGTGACCATATTGTCGGCATTGAAAATCGGGATGGCAACACGAATGTCCGGTTCTGTCAGCAGTGTACATTGGAAAGAATCTTCACCAGGCTGGAATGGAACGGCATTCATATAAATAGAGCCCGTATGGATTGTGGGTCGTGCTCCGAAGAGATTGTAGATACCGTCAAGGCCCATTGCAAGTACTTCTATATCAGAGCCAACAGATGCTCCGCTTTTTATGAAGACATGTTCGCTCT
This genomic window contains:
- a CDS encoding IS1380-like element ISBvu1 family transposase, giving the protein MAKVQIKFDSITPFGGIFSIMEQFDALLSDVIDSTLGLRSRTYGYQYSEIIRSLMCVFFCGGSCIEDISTHLMPHLSLHPKLKTCSADTILRAIKELTTDNITYSSPDSGKSYDFNTADTMTELLVKSLIATGELCQEQGYDLDFDHQFIETEKYDAKRTYKKFTGYSPGVAVIGDHIVGIENRDGNTNVRFCQQCTLERIFTRLEWNGIHINRARMDCGSCSEEIVDTVKAHCKYFYIRANRCSAFYEDMFALRGWKAEEINGIRFELNSIVVEKWKGKPYRLVIQRQRRADDIRELWEGEYTYRCILTNDFESDIRDVVEFYNLRGGKERILDDMNNGFGWKHLPKSFMAENAVYLLMTALIRNFYKTIIRKLNVKDFGLSISSRIKTFVFKYISVAAKWIRTSRTYVLNIYTENPAYKIAFQQDFG